Proteins from a single region of Labedella gwakjiensis:
- a CDS encoding lysophospholipid acyltransferase family protein, protein MERPGRSRRRTRYTSSLHAGARFVAQRLLLKPLVWSLVHVSTHGTHRLDDLPKTFVIVANHSSHLDAPLVMGALPHRHSRYLAAAAAADYFFDVWWRKGLTALFFNAFPVDRVGELRSKGLATTLLEAGVPVLIFPEGTRSRDTTIAPFKAGAAALSIKAQVPCVPVAVFGAQAAMPRTRNWPVRGRPPVAVAFGAPLVHRAGETVTAFNRRIESSVRDLYLSLAEPGVDGQRRIDPSSGASRNEGAA, encoded by the coding sequence GTGGAACGACCAGGGCGATCGCGACGCCGCACCCGCTACACCTCATCCCTGCACGCCGGTGCCCGCTTCGTCGCTCAGCGACTCCTCCTGAAGCCGCTCGTCTGGTCCCTCGTGCACGTCTCCACGCACGGCACGCACCGTCTCGACGATCTCCCGAAGACGTTCGTCATCGTGGCGAACCACTCCAGTCACCTCGACGCACCGCTCGTCATGGGCGCGCTCCCCCACCGCCACAGCCGCTACCTCGCGGCGGCGGCCGCGGCCGACTACTTCTTCGACGTCTGGTGGAGGAAGGGGCTCACCGCCCTGTTCTTCAACGCCTTCCCCGTCGACCGTGTCGGGGAGCTGCGGTCCAAGGGACTCGCGACGACGCTCCTCGAGGCCGGCGTGCCCGTGCTGATCTTCCCCGAGGGGACGCGGTCCCGGGACACGACGATCGCTCCCTTCAAGGCCGGGGCTGCCGCGCTCTCCATCAAGGCGCAGGTGCCGTGCGTACCCGTAGCTGTCTTCGGTGCCCAGGCCGCGATGCCGCGGACCCGCAACTGGCCCGTCCGCGGCCGGCCTCCCGTGGCCGTCGCCTTCGGCGCGCCCCTCGTGCATCGCGCGGGCGAGACCGTGACGGCTTTCAACCGCCGCATCGAGTCGAGCGTGCGCGACCTCTACCTCTCGCTCGCCGAACCCGGCGTCGATGGACAACGCAGGATCGACCCGTCGTCAGGCGCGTCACGGAACGAAGGGGCAGCATGA
- a CDS encoding SDR family NAD(P)-dependent oxidoreductase has protein sequence MPIALITGGTSGIGAAFASALASRGTDLVLVARDADRLATAAADLSSRFGVEVETVAADLADREDVGRVAAVLERAERPIDMLVNNAGFGVHDALLAEDTTLHERALDVMVRAVLVLGGAAGRAMSARGSGYIVNTSSTAGFITMGAYSAVKAWVTTYSEGLAVELAGTGVGVTALCPGWVRTEFHERAGIRASSIPSFLWIDADALVAECLRDVARGRVISIPSVRFRVLMWLARHAPRGAIRWVSGRISSSRRH, from the coding sequence ATGCCCATAGCCCTCATCACCGGCGGAACCTCCGGCATCGGCGCAGCCTTCGCGAGCGCCCTCGCCTCCCGCGGAACCGATCTCGTGCTCGTCGCCCGCGACGCCGACCGGCTGGCCACCGCGGCCGCCGACCTCTCGAGCAGGTTCGGAGTCGAAGTCGAAACGGTTGCCGCGGATCTCGCCGATCGCGAGGACGTCGGTCGTGTCGCCGCCGTGCTCGAACGCGCCGAACGGCCGATCGACATGCTCGTGAACAACGCCGGCTTCGGCGTGCACGACGCACTCCTCGCGGAGGACACGACGCTGCACGAGCGGGCGCTCGACGTCATGGTCCGCGCCGTCCTCGTCCTCGGAGGGGCCGCAGGACGGGCGATGTCGGCGCGTGGGAGCGGGTACATCGTCAACACGTCGAGCACAGCCGGGTTCATCACCATGGGCGCCTACTCTGCCGTCAAAGCGTGGGTGACCACGTACTCGGAGGGGCTCGCGGTGGAACTCGCGGGGACGGGCGTCGGCGTCACAGCGCTCTGCCCCGGCTGGGTCCGCACCGAGTTCCACGAACGCGCCGGGATCCGGGCATCGTCCATCCCGTCGTTCCTGTGGATCGACGCGGATGCGCTCGTCGCCGAGTGCCTGCGGGACGTCGCGAGAGGACGCGTCATCTCGATCCCTTCGGTGCGGTTCCGTGTGCTGATGTGGCTCGCGCGGCACGCTCCCCGTGGCGCCATCCGCTGGGTGTCCGGCCGGATCTCGTCGAGCCGCCGACACTGA